A genomic segment from Lignipirellula cremea encodes:
- a CDS encoding tetratricopeptide repeat protein — protein sequence MAIYSKKTIACLAISAACCGCTSPFGKSKTDPLRETPSATSPARTSSGALGRPQAEPTTSQTIMQTGANFFGALTPKAKVIPAADPLDLNYGPQKMSPDVHIAAGQVHERNGLFDAAEAQYQKALSVDASNLTAMLHLGRLYDRQENFGGANKTYQAAVKAHPQSAVALNDMGLCLARQGRFAESQRILARAVEIAPNNRMYRNNAATVLVENGQIQEAYQQLASVNRDAVAHYNLAVLLYQHESLDKAHEHFTLAGQLDPSMTEALQMAARLQQPSAEPTAVAAQPAPASYAPSQPSYAASQPSYGSAQPQRSNPYQTVSGARPLQPSDSANVQWPGIRQPNVQQQPAPANDAPAAPAPYNYGPNSVAPEADLRMFPPVR from the coding sequence GTGGCGATCTATTCGAAAAAAACGATTGCCTGTCTGGCAATCTCCGCCGCCTGTTGCGGCTGCACGTCGCCTTTTGGCAAATCCAAAACGGACCCCCTGCGGGAGACGCCCTCGGCGACCAGCCCCGCCAGGACAAGCTCCGGCGCGCTGGGCAGACCCCAGGCCGAGCCCACCACCTCGCAGACGATCATGCAAACCGGCGCTAACTTTTTCGGCGCTCTGACCCCCAAAGCCAAGGTCATCCCCGCCGCCGATCCGCTGGATCTTAACTACGGGCCGCAGAAAATGTCGCCCGATGTTCACATCGCTGCGGGCCAGGTGCATGAGCGGAACGGCCTGTTCGACGCCGCCGAAGCCCAGTACCAGAAGGCCTTGTCGGTCGACGCCAGCAACCTGACGGCCATGCTGCATCTGGGACGCCTTTACGATCGCCAGGAGAATTTCGGCGGCGCCAACAAGACGTACCAGGCTGCCGTCAAAGCTCACCCGCAATCCGCCGTCGCCCTGAACGATATGGGCCTCTGCCTCGCTCGCCAGGGTCGTTTCGCCGAGTCGCAACGGATTCTGGCCAGGGCGGTCGAGATCGCCCCCAACAACCGCATGTACCGCAATAACGCGGCGACGGTGCTGGTCGAAAACGGCCAGATCCAGGAGGCCTACCAGCAACTGGCTTCCGTCAATCGGGATGCGGTCGCCCATTACAACCTGGCCGTCCTGCTGTACCAGCACGAATCCCTCGACAAAGCTCACGAGCATTTCACCCTTGCCGGTCAGCTTGATCCCAGCATGACGGAAGCCCTGCAGATGGCGGCCCGTCTGCAGCAACCGTCCGCGGAACCGACCGCTGTCGCCGCCCAGCCGGCTCCGGCGAGCTATGCGCCGAGTCAGCCCAGCTATGCAGCAAGCCAGCCCAGCTATGGTTCCGCCCAGCCGCAGCGATCGAACCCGTATCAGACGGTCTCCGGCGCCAGGCCGCTGCAGCCTTCGGATTCGGCGAATGTGCAGTGGCCCGGCATCCGCCAGCCGAACGTCCAGCAGCAGCCGGCGCCCGCGAACGACGCCCCCGCCGCCCCCGCTCCGTATAACTACGGCCCAAACAGCGTGGCGCCGGAAGCCGATCTCCGCATGTTCCCGCCCGTGCGTTAG